One stretch of Candidatus Falkowbacteria bacterium DNA includes these proteins:
- a CDS encoding 3D domain-containing protein, which yields MTLELLREQSGPLPNSVRVGFAVILVAFLINMTIPQAAKAESIVVSTGTGSSVEIKSAKPLDLLSKKFIAYENSQKHLKYRDPLRVATVIATAYSSTVDQTDSTPCITASGFNVCKHGKEDILAANFLPLGAKVRIPELYGTRIFTVEDRMNKRYDYRVDLWKKDRNTAITFGKRLIKIEVVQY from the coding sequence ATGACGCTAGAATTATTACGTGAACAGTCTGGTCCATTGCCAAACTCAGTTAGAGTGGGTTTTGCAGTTATATTAGTTGCTTTTTTGATCAATATGACCATTCCGCAAGCAGCCAAGGCGGAGTCAATTGTGGTTTCAACAGGGACTGGTTCTTCTGTGGAAATCAAAAGTGCTAAACCATTAGATCTATTAAGTAAAAAGTTTATTGCATATGAAAATAGTCAAAAACACCTTAAATACAGAGACCCTCTTCGGGTGGCTACAGTTATTGCCACTGCGTATTCAAGTACGGTTGATCAAACCGATTCAACTCCGTGTATTACGGCGAGTGGCTTTAACGTATGTAAGCACGGGAAAGAGGATATCCTCGCTGCTAACTTTTTACCTCTCGGTGCGAAGGTAAGGATTCCCGAACTATATGGAACTAGAATTTTTACTGTTGAGGATCGAATGAATAAACGATATGATTATCGAGTTGATTTATGGAAAAAAGATCGTAACACAGCAATTACCTTTGGTAAAAGATTAATTAAAATCGAAGTAGTTCAATATTAA
- the rpsP gene encoding 30S ribosomal protein S16, producing MLSIRFSRTGKKNYPSFRIIVLDKRKDPWGDFLENLGNYDPRTKKLNIKADRVKYWIEKGAQPSSTVHNLLVSQDIIQEKKVRVSRLSKKRTAKLADKQKEKAAKETATDVSTETVAKEEAPKEEVKTEEAPTDVSTEAVAKEEAPKEAAKTEAVEKDEDPKEETKVKEVTENKKAE from the coding sequence ATGTTGTCAATTAGATTTTCACGTACAGGGAAAAAAAATTATCCGTCTTTTCGAATTATAGTTTTGGATAAACGTAAAGATCCATGGGGAGACTTTTTAGAAAACCTAGGTAACTACGACCCTAGGACAAAAAAATTAAATATAAAAGCTGACCGAGTTAAGTATTGGATTGAGAAAGGTGCCCAACCTTCAAGTACTGTACACAATCTCTTAGTCTCTCAAGATATTATTCAAGAAAAAAAAGTCCGCGTTTCTAGGTTAAGTAAAAAGAGAACGGCCAAACTTGCTGATAAACAAAAAGAAAAAGCCGCAAAAGAAACTGCAACCGACGTGTCCACCGAAACGGTAGCGAAGGAGGAAGCTCCTAAAGAAGAGGTTAAAACTGAAGAAGCTCCAACCGACGTGTCCACCGAAGCGGTAGCGAAGGAGGAGGCGCCTAAAGAAGCAGCTAAAACCGAAGCAGTAGAGAAGGATGAAGATCCCAAAGAAGAAACTAAAGTTAAAGAAGTCACTGAAAATAAAAAAGCTGAATAA
- a CDS encoding KH domain-containing protein yields the protein MAKEFDLEFLEFIVKSIVGFPDDVKASRDIDERGVLLTLDINPADMGYVIGKQGQTAKAIRTLLKIVGAKNNARVNLKINEPEGSTRGPRREERVDTKAPETEVVDTDVVDDLKI from the coding sequence ATGGCAAAGGAATTTGACCTGGAATTCTTAGAATTCATAGTTAAGTCAATCGTAGGTTTCCCTGACGACGTTAAGGCTAGCCGTGATATTGACGAAAGAGGTGTCCTATTAACCCTAGACATTAACCCAGCTGATATGGGATATGTGATTGGAAAGCAAGGACAAACAGCTAAGGCAATCCGAACTTTATTGAAGATTGTCGGTGCAAAAAACAATGCACGAGTTAACTTGAAAATCAATGAACCAGAAGGTTCAACAAGAGGTCCAAGACGCGAAGAAAGAGTTGACACAAAAGCTCCTGAAACAGAGGTTGTTGACACTGACGTTGTAGATGATCTAAAGATCTAA
- the trmD gene encoding tRNA (guanosine(37)-N1)-methyltransferase TrmD, with protein MKFNIMTIFPDILDSYFDKGMIRIAQEKKLIKIKNINLRDFAVDNRGTVDDRPYGGGPGQVIMVEPVYKALRALKIKGQKSKRKNTKSKIVLLSAKGKTWNQQMAKRFSKLDEITFVCPRYEGHDERIKKFVDEEIAIGDYVLTGGELGAAVIIDSVTRLLPGVLGKQESLDEESHSKPGYKEYPQYTRPETFSYKRRDAINRVSTHKLKVPKVLLSGHHKNIQEWRQKKSKS; from the coding sequence ATGAAATTCAACATAATGACAATTTTTCCAGACATACTTGACTCTTATTTCGACAAGGGTATGATTCGCATTGCTCAAGAAAAAAAACTAATCAAGATTAAAAACATTAACTTGCGTGATTTTGCTGTTGACAATCGTGGCACAGTTGACGACAGGCCCTACGGCGGTGGACCAGGACAAGTAATCATGGTTGAACCCGTTTACAAGGCGCTGCGCGCCTTGAAGATCAAAGGTCAAAAGTCAAAGAGAAAAAATACAAAATCAAAGATTGTTTTATTATCCGCGAAAGGGAAAACCTGGAATCAACAAATGGCCAAACGATTTTCCAAACTGGATGAAATCACTTTTGTTTGTCCAAGATATGAAGGTCATGATGAAAGAATTAAAAAATTTGTAGACGAAGAAATCGCAATTGGTGATTATGTTTTAACCGGTGGTGAACTTGGTGCAGCCGTTATAATTGATTCCGTAACAAGACTTCTACCAGGAGTTTTGGGTAAACAAGAATCTCTTGATGAAGAATCACATTCAAAACCGGGATACAAAGAATATCCGCAATATACCAGACCTGAAACCTTCTCCTACAAAAGAAGAGACGCGATTAATCGCGTCTCAACACATAAGCTAAAGGTCCCGAAGGTCCTACTCTCCGGTCATCATAAAAATATCCAAGAATGGCGGCAAAAAAAAAGTAAGTCTTGA